Proteins encoded within one genomic window of Solidesulfovibrio sp.:
- a CDS encoding EAL domain-containing protein codes for MLPDSTDLLESLPTHAAVLDAAGLVMAANASCLELLREIDAGEVLGRPFFRYCDKLLAASAATAVRDGLASVLSGTAPRYEMDLPCGRPQNPTWRALCATPLHGRHAGALVILADISRQKQLEEHILHDAFHDTLTGLFNRALFLNRLDQSIKRLKRNPEALYAVLYLDMDRFKLVNKTFGHVTGDRLLMIIANRLQKLLREADTLARFGGDEFAILVDDVTGISEASAMADTVLRQLAAPFRLKKQEIFVTCSIGVVLGSAAYEHPDQVLRDADNAMYSSKEHGGDHYTLFDAGLRVVTQRRMEMEMALRQALEHGEITVHYQPIVSLSTGVITGVEALARWRHPSQGLITPNEFIPIAEETGLINELGALVLRQACRRMVDLGNANPDAAKLTLSVNISGRQFKRPDFVEEVAAIMAETDIDPSRVRLELTESVLMDNADEAVETIKRLKALRVKVVIDDFGTGYSSLSYIQRFPFDSLKVDRSFVGNMNEAEQNMEIVRTIIAMAHKLGLEVVAEGVELNAHREALIDLHCESAQGFYFSRPIPGEELDELVRRGWGRPTPPDAA; via the coding sequence ATGCTGCCAGACTCCACCGACCTGCTGGAATCCCTCCCCACCCACGCCGCCGTGCTCGATGCAGCCGGGCTGGTCATGGCGGCCAACGCTTCCTGCCTGGAACTGCTGCGCGAAATCGACGCCGGCGAGGTCCTGGGACGGCCGTTTTTCCGGTATTGCGACAAGCTCCTGGCCGCCAGCGCCGCCACGGCCGTGCGCGACGGCCTGGCCTCGGTGCTCTCCGGCACGGCGCCGCGCTACGAGATGGACCTGCCCTGCGGCCGGCCGCAAAATCCCACCTGGCGCGCCCTGTGCGCCACGCCCCTTCACGGGCGCCATGCCGGCGCCCTGGTCATCCTGGCCGACATCTCGCGGCAAAAACAGCTCGAGGAGCACATCCTCCACGACGCCTTCCACGATACCCTCACCGGCCTTTTCAACCGGGCGCTCTTCCTCAATCGCCTGGACCAGTCCATCAAGCGGCTCAAGCGCAACCCCGAGGCCCTCTACGCGGTCCTGTACCTGGACATGGACCGTTTCAAGCTCGTCAACAAGACCTTCGGCCACGTCACCGGCGACCGGCTGCTCATGATCATCGCCAACCGGCTGCAAAAGCTCCTGCGCGAGGCCGACACCCTGGCCCGCTTCGGCGGCGACGAGTTCGCCATCCTGGTGGACGACGTGACCGGCATCAGCGAGGCCAGCGCCATGGCCGACACGGTGCTGCGCCAGTTGGCCGCGCCGTTTCGCCTGAAAAAGCAGGAAATCTTCGTCACGTGCAGCATCGGCGTGGTCCTCGGCTCGGCGGCCTACGAGCATCCCGACCAGGTCCTGCGCGACGCCGACAACGCCATGTACAGCTCCAAGGAGCACGGCGGCGATCATTACACCCTGTTCGACGCCGGATTGCGGGTGGTGACCCAGCGGCGCATGGAAATGGAGATGGCCCTGCGCCAGGCCCTGGAGCACGGCGAAATCACGGTGCATTACCAGCCCATTGTCTCGCTTTCCACCGGCGTGATCACCGGCGTCGAGGCCTTGGCCCGCTGGAGGCACCCCAGCCAGGGGCTCATCACGCCAAACGAATTCATCCCCATCGCCGAGGAGACGGGGCTTATCAACGAACTCGGGGCCTTGGTCCTGCGCCAGGCCTGCCGGCGCATGGTGGACCTTGGCAACGCCAATCCCGACGCCGCGAAATTGACGCTTTCCGTCAACATTTCCGGCCGCCAGTTCAAGCGCCCGGATTTCGTGGAGGAAGTGGCGGCCATCATGGCCGAGACCGACATAGACCCGTCGCGCGTGCGCCTGGAACTCACGGAATCGGTGCTCATGGACAACGCCGACGAGGCCGTGGAGACCATCAAGCGCCTCAAGGCCCTGCGGGTCAAGGTCGTCATCGACGACTTCGGCACGGGCTATTCGTCGCTGTCCTACATCCAGCGCTTCCCCTTCGACAGCCTCAAGGTGGACCGGTCGTTCGTGGGCAACATGAACGAGGCCGAGCAGAACATGGAGATCGTGCGGACGATCATCGCCATGGCCCACAAGCTGGGCCTGGAAGTGGTGGCCGAAGGCGTGGAGCTCAACGCCCACCGCGAAGCCCTGATCGACCTGCACTGCGAAAGCGCCCAGGGCTTTTATTTTTCCCGCCCCATCCCCGGCGAGGAACTCGACGAACTGGTGCGGCGCGGCTGGGGCCGGCCGACACCGCCTGACGCGGCCTAA
- a CDS encoding ferredoxin, with product MAIAIDDDACMGCEACVETCPDAFEMNGDGDKAIVKDADIDADCVDEAIDACPAEAISKS from the coding sequence ATGGCCATTGCTATCGATGATGATGCTTGCATGGGTTGTGAAGCGTGCGTGGAAACCTGCCCCGATGCCTTCGAGATGAATGGCGACGGCGACAAGGCCATCGTGAAAGATGCCGATATCGACGCCGACTGCGTGGACGAAGCCATTGACGCTTGCCCCGCCGAAGCCATCAGCAAATCCTGA
- a CDS encoding DUF1786 domain-containing protein, whose product MPERVLCLDIGSGTQDVYYHNPDLEPENCPKFVLPAPARQVGARLAALTAAGSSVYLCGCNMGGGFFKTFRAHLKAGLPLAAHPEAVWALTDDPERLRNTLGVTVTDQRPPGYVPLPLADYEPGFWQAFLAAAGLPQPELVVACAQDHGLHPGKSSREGRFKLWERFLRQADGHPEALVYETPPVELTRLASLQRSIGGGPVADSAAAAVLGLLTDPAIKAKSAETGVMLVNIGNSHTVAALVHRQRIHGIYEHHTGMLPAEEVWNDLERFRRGALTNAEVFDKGGHGCLTLPLPHAAGIFPYTCVIGPKRAMLAGFDVDFPSPGGDMMLTACFGLVHWLRSRR is encoded by the coding sequence ATGCCCGAACGCGTGTTGTGCCTGGACATCGGTTCCGGCACCCAGGACGTCTATTACCACAACCCCGACCTCGAACCGGAAAACTGCCCCAAATTCGTGCTGCCCGCCCCGGCCCGGCAGGTCGGCGCCCGGCTGGCCGCCCTGACCGCCGCCGGCAGCTCCGTCTACCTGTGCGGCTGCAACATGGGCGGCGGCTTTTTCAAGACCTTCCGCGCCCACCTCAAGGCCGGCCTGCCCCTGGCCGCTCACCCCGAGGCCGTCTGGGCCCTGACCGACGACCCCGAACGGTTGCGCAACACCTTGGGCGTCACGGTCACCGACCAAAGGCCCCCCGGCTACGTGCCCCTGCCGCTTGCCGATTACGAACCCGGCTTCTGGCAGGCCTTCCTCGCCGCCGCCGGCCTGCCCCAGCCCGAATTGGTCGTGGCCTGCGCCCAGGACCACGGCCTGCACCCCGGCAAGAGCAGCCGCGAAGGCCGCTTCAAGCTCTGGGAACGCTTCCTGCGCCAGGCCGACGGCCATCCCGAAGCCCTGGTCTACGAAACGCCGCCCGTGGAACTTACCCGCCTGGCCAGCCTCCAGCGGTCCATCGGCGGCGGCCCCGTGGCCGATTCCGCCGCCGCCGCCGTGCTGGGGCTGCTCACCGACCCGGCCATCAAGGCCAAAAGCGCCGAAACCGGCGTCATGCTCGTCAATATCGGCAACAGCCATACCGTCGCCGCCCTCGTCCACCGCCAGCGCATCCACGGCATCTACGAACACCACACCGGCATGCTGCCGGCCGAGGAAGTCTGGAACGACCTGGAACGCTTCCGGCGGGGGGCGCTCACCAACGCCGAAGTCTTCGACAAGGGCGGGCACGGCTGCCTCACCCTGCCGCTGCCCCACGCGGCCGGCATCTTCCCCTATACCTGCGTCATCGGTCCCAAACGGGCCATGCTCGCCGGTTTCGATGTCGATTTCCCCAGCCCCGGCGGCGATATGATGCTCACCGCCTGCTTCGGCCTCGTCCACTGGTTGCGTTCGCGGCGCTAG